One Roseimaritima multifibrata DNA window includes the following coding sequences:
- a CDS encoding sulfatase, whose amino-acid sequence MSQHPKSHRLLFSFAFLMGFTFLQSSSECRAEKQTVTERPNVLFIAVDDLNDWVGCLNGHPQAQTPNIDRLAKRGILFSNAHCASPACNPSRAAIFSGKMPWKTGVWSNLSPKLHALQPDMQLIPHAFKAGGYETLGTGKMMHSGPVANRRMFDSHFDVEQRWSPFTRKAVAYSKAELPSKRSDNPQHVVKQNLTADPVILPLNNMPSDRRPDTKDGESFDWGPLDVPDSAMGDTQITDWAIQQLQAPHDQPFFLGVGYYRPHIPLWAPKEYFERFEGKKIQLPPHLDTDLQDLSGAGKEWALEADTAGLHATVLKYGQWEEAVKAYLACTTYVDGQIGRLLDALDDGKFGDNTIIVLWSDHGWHLGEKQHWGKWTGWERSTRVLLSVVPPKNKNGEYKHLGQVCAQPVSLLDLYPTLLEMCQLTGPTGMDGASLVPHLRYPSPPSERKVVTSFEPGNISLRSTRWRFIRYADGTDELYDLVNDPNEWSNLSKDPQHQTVRNAFLEQIPKEAL is encoded by the coding sequence ATGAGCCAACATCCGAAAAGCCACCGCTTGCTGTTTTCTTTCGCGTTCCTGATGGGATTCACGTTCCTTCAGTCGTCATCCGAATGCCGCGCTGAAAAACAAACGGTCACCGAACGACCTAATGTTCTGTTCATCGCGGTCGATGACCTAAACGACTGGGTCGGTTGCCTTAACGGACATCCTCAAGCTCAAACGCCCAACATTGACCGATTGGCGAAACGCGGAATTCTGTTTTCCAATGCGCACTGCGCTTCCCCTGCCTGCAACCCTTCACGGGCCGCCATTTTCAGCGGGAAGATGCCCTGGAAAACGGGAGTGTGGTCCAATCTCAGTCCCAAACTGCATGCCTTGCAACCAGACATGCAACTGATCCCGCATGCCTTTAAAGCGGGCGGATATGAAACGCTGGGGACTGGAAAGATGATGCATTCCGGCCCCGTAGCCAATCGCAGAATGTTTGACAGCCACTTCGATGTTGAACAACGATGGAGCCCATTTACTCGAAAAGCGGTTGCCTACTCAAAAGCAGAATTACCATCCAAAAGGTCAGACAACCCGCAACACGTTGTCAAACAAAACCTAACCGCGGATCCGGTTATCCTTCCACTAAACAACATGCCGTCGGACCGTCGACCGGATACCAAAGACGGAGAATCCTTTGACTGGGGCCCCCTAGACGTTCCTGATTCGGCCATGGGAGACACTCAAATCACCGATTGGGCAATCCAGCAATTACAAGCACCCCATGACCAACCCTTCTTCCTAGGCGTTGGATATTATCGACCTCACATACCACTTTGGGCCCCCAAAGAGTATTTCGAAAGATTCGAAGGAAAGAAAATTCAATTGCCGCCTCATCTGGATACCGACCTTCAAGACCTTAGCGGAGCAGGGAAGGAGTGGGCATTAGAAGCGGACACCGCAGGCCTCCATGCAACCGTGCTGAAGTACGGGCAGTGGGAAGAAGCGGTCAAAGCTTACTTGGCATGTACGACCTACGTCGATGGCCAAATTGGACGTTTGCTGGACGCGTTGGACGACGGCAAATTTGGTGACAACACCATCATTGTGCTGTGGAGCGACCACGGTTGGCACCTGGGTGAAAAACAGCACTGGGGCAAATGGACCGGATGGGAACGATCGACACGCGTCCTGCTGTCGGTTGTGCCTCCCAAGAACAAGAATGGTGAATACAAGCACCTTGGCCAAGTCTGCGCCCAACCCGTTAGCCTGCTTGACCTTTATCCAACTCTTTTAGAAATGTGCCAACTGACAGGGCCAACCGGCATGGACGGCGCAAGCCTTGTCCCGCATTTGCGTTATCCTTCCCCCCCTAGCGAACGGAAGGTTGTTACCTCGTTTGAACCAGGAAACATCTCGCTTCGCTCGACACGCTGGCGTTTCATTCGTTACGCCGACGGAACGGACGAACTATACGATCTGGTCAACGATCCAAACGAGTGGAGCAATCTCTCGAAGGATCCCCAGCACCAAACCGTTCGAAACGCGTTCTTGGAACAGATTCCAAAGGAAGCGTTATAG
- a CDS encoding efflux RND transporter permease subunit produces the protein MSLIRFSLNNRFAVLAAVIALCVLGASVIPGITIDILPDFKKPVIVSFFSYPGLPTMDMEKSVTSRVERALTLAGKIEHQESRTVPGAAVIKVFFQPGADPSSAMNDIVNLEASDMFHLPPGIEWPFTLRSEPANLPVVLAAISGEGLSESELYSIGYYAVRNKMGGLKGVQIPHPFGGKFRQMMVYVDPVKLQAHQVSATEVVEALRKSNLVLAAGSAVIGDTDYLVHPRNTLPTIEEIEAVPVVVRDGNPVFIRDVGRVVDDSALQYNIVRVNGNRSVYCPLLREPGENTIAVVDRIYEGIRTEIPKMKERGDIPEATEVTLVSDQSGYIRGAMSSLLTQVGLGALLVGVVVLVFLRRFLPTAIIVATILFAILMGALGFAFTGQTINVMTLGGIALAIGTVVDAGIVVVENIIRHQRMGKSPLQAARDGASEVSGAILAGTITTLAVFLPAVFLTGMIKYLFAPLALAATLTIGSSYLLALTVVPAFCATFVREKVQRKGDRTEDLAGDDSKPRGIYGRLLAGAMKIPALTSVVIIACVGASFLLWPSLGTELFPEVDAGSFEIRLKTLPGTKLQDTEKLVARIEDSIKEVIPEDRIKTLIANIGLPVGKGAGFSTVLSSNSGPDTAYIIVNLNQQKRDTSSKVYINQLREKFKAEYPLEEFLFVSGGIVNMALNEGVPTPISVQVSAGSLAQCRDSAERIVQAIKPIAGAADVQIAQSLDYPQFDVQVDRTRAKYLGVDQEQVAQTMLTALGSSVGYSPTIWIDPKTGVDFFMGVQYEDNKFESLDDIRNMPISLDTPKGPVTIPLSNIATVKRVNIPAEIAHYNISRVNDVHVNVVGRDLGSVAADIERTLAGIEFENGVSVALRGPVEKMNEGMSMLGAGLAVATLLVYLVLMAQFRSLVDPLIIMLAVPLGIGGVITVLFLTDTYVNIQSLMGTLMMIGVVVNNSILLVEFANRRCAEGLSPRDAAFSAAQVRLRPILMTSLTLVASMLPLSFQLAPGNEAMIPLARAVLGGMVVSTMLTLFLVPCVYSVVHRNKVIAT, from the coding sequence ATGAGCCTCATACGATTCTCTCTGAATAACCGTTTTGCTGTTCTCGCGGCTGTCATCGCGCTGTGTGTCTTGGGCGCTTCGGTGATTCCCGGGATCACCATTGATATCTTGCCAGATTTCAAAAAGCCGGTGATCGTAAGCTTTTTTTCCTATCCGGGGTTACCCACCATGGATATGGAAAAGTCCGTTACTTCCCGAGTGGAACGAGCGTTGACTCTGGCGGGGAAGATCGAACATCAGGAATCGCGGACCGTGCCGGGGGCCGCAGTGATCAAGGTCTTCTTCCAACCCGGAGCGGATCCAAGTTCCGCGATGAACGACATTGTGAACTTGGAAGCGAGTGACATGTTCCATTTGCCGCCGGGGATTGAATGGCCGTTCACGCTGCGTAGCGAACCCGCCAATCTGCCGGTTGTGCTGGCGGCCATTTCGGGTGAGGGGCTAAGCGAATCGGAACTCTACTCCATCGGATACTACGCGGTCCGTAACAAGATGGGAGGCCTGAAAGGGGTTCAGATTCCGCATCCTTTCGGTGGCAAATTCCGTCAGATGATGGTCTATGTGGACCCCGTCAAATTGCAGGCTCATCAGGTTAGCGCAACGGAGGTTGTCGAAGCGTTACGTAAATCGAATCTGGTTCTTGCGGCCGGGAGTGCAGTGATCGGCGATACCGATTACCTCGTCCACCCTCGAAACACGCTCCCCACGATTGAAGAAATCGAAGCGGTCCCGGTTGTCGTTCGCGATGGTAACCCTGTTTTCATTCGCGATGTCGGTCGAGTCGTGGATGATTCGGCGCTGCAGTACAACATTGTTCGCGTGAATGGTAATCGAAGTGTCTACTGTCCTTTGCTTCGCGAACCAGGAGAGAACACGATCGCGGTTGTCGATCGAATCTACGAAGGGATTCGCACCGAAATTCCTAAGATGAAGGAACGAGGCGATATCCCCGAGGCGACCGAGGTCACGCTTGTTTCGGATCAGTCGGGTTACATCCGCGGGGCAATGTCTAGCCTGCTAACGCAGGTCGGGTTGGGCGCGTTATTGGTTGGGGTAGTGGTTCTTGTTTTCTTGCGAAGGTTCCTGCCAACGGCCATCATTGTGGCAACGATTCTGTTTGCGATCCTGATGGGGGCGCTTGGGTTTGCGTTCACCGGACAAACCATCAACGTGATGACGTTGGGTGGGATTGCTCTGGCTATCGGAACCGTGGTCGATGCGGGGATTGTTGTGGTGGAGAACATCATCCGACATCAACGAATGGGCAAGTCACCGTTGCAGGCAGCCCGTGATGGAGCCAGTGAAGTTTCGGGGGCCATCCTCGCTGGGACGATTACGACTCTTGCCGTCTTCCTGCCCGCTGTCTTTTTGACGGGGATGATCAAGTATCTTTTTGCTCCGCTTGCGTTGGCAGCAACATTGACAATCGGATCTTCCTATCTTCTTGCGCTAACGGTTGTCCCTGCCTTCTGTGCAACGTTTGTGCGTGAAAAGGTTCAACGAAAAGGAGATAGGACGGAGGACTTGGCGGGCGACGATTCAAAGCCCCGCGGGATTTACGGGCGCCTGCTGGCAGGGGCTATGAAGATCCCTGCATTGACGTCGGTGGTGATCATCGCCTGCGTGGGTGCCAGTTTCCTGCTGTGGCCTAGCCTCGGCACGGAACTGTTTCCTGAAGTCGACGCAGGTAGTTTTGAAATTCGACTGAAAACGCTGCCGGGGACGAAGCTTCAGGATACCGAGAAATTGGTGGCTCGGATCGAAGATTCGATTAAGGAAGTCATTCCGGAGGATCGCATCAAAACGTTGATCGCCAATATCGGTTTGCCTGTCGGAAAAGGGGCGGGGTTCTCTACCGTGTTGAGTTCCAATTCTGGGCCCGATACGGCTTACATCATCGTCAATCTAAATCAACAGAAACGGGACACTTCCAGCAAAGTCTATATCAATCAGCTGCGAGAAAAATTTAAAGCCGAGTACCCGTTAGAAGAGTTCCTGTTTGTTTCGGGAGGGATCGTTAATATGGCCCTGAACGAAGGCGTCCCGACGCCGATCAGCGTTCAGGTCTCAGCCGGCTCGCTCGCGCAGTGTCGCGATTCGGCCGAACGTATCGTCCAGGCAATCAAGCCGATCGCTGGGGCCGCCGACGTGCAGATCGCTCAGTCGCTTGACTACCCGCAGTTTGATGTGCAAGTCGACCGGACGCGAGCCAAGTACCTTGGCGTCGACCAAGAACAAGTCGCTCAGACAATGCTGACGGCGCTGGGGTCGAGTGTCGGTTATTCGCCGACGATTTGGATCGATCCCAAAACCGGAGTCGACTTCTTCATGGGGGTCCAATACGAAGACAATAAATTTGAATCGTTGGATGACATTCGTAACATGCCCATATCCCTGGACACACCGAAGGGGCCTGTGACAATTCCGCTGTCCAACATTGCAACCGTCAAGCGTGTGAACATTCCCGCGGAGATCGCCCATTACAACATTTCCCGAGTCAACGATGTCCACGTCAATGTCGTGGGGCGTGACCTAGGGAGCGTCGCTGCGGATATCGAACGGACTCTTGCTGGAATTGAATTTGAAAATGGAGTCTCGGTTGCGCTGCGTGGTCCTGTGGAAAAGATGAACGAAGGGATGAGTATGCTGGGCGCCGGTTTGGCCGTTGCCACGCTGCTGGTCTATTTGGTTCTGATGGCGCAGTTCCGATCGCTGGTCGATCCTTTGATCATTATGTTGGCAGTGCCGCTTGGTATTGGCGGCGTGATCACGGTGTTGTTCCTGACCGATACCTACGTGAATATCCAGTCGTTGATGGGGACGCTGATGATGATTGGAGTGGTCGTTAACAATTCGATCCTGTTGGTCGAATTCGCCAACCGTCGCTGTGCGGAAGGTCTTTCGCCCCGAGACGCTGCTTTCTCTGCAGCTCAAGTCCGCCTTCGACCGATTTTGATGACTTCGTTGACGCTGGTCGCTTCGATGTTACCGCTGTCGTTTCAGCTTGCTCCGGGAAACGAAGCGATGATTCCGTTGGCCAGAGCGGTCTTGGGCGGGATGGTCGTGTCGACGATGCTGACTTTGTTCCTCGTGCCCTGTGTCTATTCCGTCGTTCATCGCAATAAAGTAATCGCCACCTAA
- a CDS encoding efflux RND transporter periplasmic adaptor subunit — translation MPLLFDRKLSAIGLLGFVLAVAGCHSEQAVSLSPEKSADVRVKTVSAITTDVDKKTFQPATVLAYYETEIRCKVSGFVAELNVDMGDFVQKGDPLAVLDIPELRKKQRTLDARIELLVAKEEGAASGVDLAEASVQSAKAQLEQAKSELGSVQASLAAAEAEFDRTNDLVQRGSLQNRILDEVRKKRDSATAGLGAIKSAVVSAEAEVAVAVASKAAAAAKLRSAQAETKVGRGELDELLVLIEYATLKAPFDGVITERNVNLGDLVDGQLNAGSDSLFVLSQIDKVRIHIPVPEMDAPFVQRGDSVNIRFPSFASEPALAASVSRIAESLDPKTRTMIVEAEVENTDRKWLPGMFGEASIDLETKVAVNMLPSRAVRFDESGQAYVYLVSEDNTVQVTTVTTGLDTGNEIEILTGMVAGQRVIDGHLKRFTDGQRVDPL, via the coding sequence ATGCCTCTTCTTTTTGACCGAAAACTGTCAGCTATTGGCTTATTGGGATTCGTTTTGGCGGTCGCTGGCTGCCATTCCGAGCAGGCGGTTTCCCTTTCTCCCGAGAAATCGGCGGATGTCCGCGTGAAGACGGTTTCCGCGATCACGACCGATGTTGATAAGAAGACGTTCCAACCGGCCACCGTCCTCGCCTATTACGAAACGGAGATTCGCTGCAAAGTTTCCGGTTTCGTGGCGGAACTGAACGTCGACATGGGAGATTTTGTCCAGAAAGGAGATCCATTGGCCGTGCTCGATATTCCCGAGCTACGGAAAAAGCAGCGGACCCTGGACGCACGGATTGAATTGCTTGTCGCAAAAGAAGAGGGAGCCGCTTCTGGAGTCGACCTGGCGGAAGCATCCGTACAGTCTGCGAAGGCTCAGCTGGAACAAGCGAAATCGGAACTTGGAAGCGTTCAAGCCTCGTTAGCGGCGGCCGAAGCGGAATTTGATCGGACGAATGATTTGGTCCAACGTGGTTCTTTGCAAAACCGAATCCTCGATGAGGTCCGCAAAAAGCGTGATTCCGCGACCGCAGGGTTGGGGGCAATCAAGTCAGCCGTGGTATCGGCAGAGGCTGAGGTGGCGGTTGCTGTGGCATCCAAGGCGGCCGCTGCCGCTAAGTTGCGCTCAGCCCAGGCAGAGACCAAAGTCGGTAGAGGTGAACTGGACGAACTGCTTGTCCTGATTGAATACGCAACACTGAAGGCTCCGTTTGACGGCGTGATCACGGAAAGAAACGTCAATCTTGGAGACCTAGTCGACGGACAGCTGAACGCTGGCTCGGACTCTCTGTTTGTGCTTAGCCAAATCGACAAGGTTCGCATCCATATCCCCGTTCCGGAAATGGATGCCCCATTTGTTCAAAGAGGAGATTCGGTAAACATCCGTTTCCCTTCCTTCGCGTCGGAACCGGCTTTGGCAGCGTCCGTTTCCCGGATTGCTGAAAGTCTGGATCCAAAGACTCGAACGATGATCGTCGAAGCGGAAGTGGAAAACACTGATAGGAAATGGCTGCCAGGCATGTTCGGTGAAGCTTCGATCGATTTAGAAACCAAGGTCGCGGTCAACATGCTCCCTTCGCGTGCCGTGCGGTTCGATGAATCAGGGCAGGCATACGTTTATCTGGTCAGCGAAGACAATACGGTCCAGGTGACGACTGTCACAACCGGTTTGGATACCGGCAATGAAATAGAAATCCTAACCGGCATGGTTGCTGGCCAGCGGGTGATCGACGGACATCTGAAACGGTTCACTGATGGCCAACGGGTCGACCCGTTGTAA
- a CDS encoding TolC family protein: protein MPKNYKRLLLTSLILSAGCVSNGRPEIPLINTRSSEKVDSASAPLQSPPMEETNTSAPGVKQVGHLDSPTLGLLAENPQTAEIQQAVPIAIPTQITGNDIAGTDGNLVDHAQQTVVQLNLPSVLAAIDGQHPVVGFARWQVQQAYAELAQAKSLWLPSIQAGFSFQRHDGNYQASDGSIVDVNRNSFQYGLGAGAVGAGTTPRPGLIAQFHLADAIFQPEIAQKTAWARGHAAGATLNEQLLTAGSAYMELLDAHQDERIIHESVARLGSLADLTVNFAEAGQGLEADADRLRTELALAQNRHVAAQERTAVASARLAQAISIEASSQIVPMDTNVVPLEMVADQTGKSSLIQIGLANRPELKESQALVAAACEAYQREKFAPFVPSVLLGFSTGGFGGGLGDDLNDVAGRYDFDAMMTWQVRNMGFGERAARKQRSAQVQQANFEKLRVMDQVAADVSESLAQVQFRRRQIEITQGAIVNARQSYERNLERIRDGQGLPLEVLQSVQAYESAQRAYSEAVVRHNQSQLRLQWALGWPVTAAVNQ from the coding sequence ATGCCAAAGAACTACAAACGATTGCTACTCACAAGCCTGATCCTATCGGCGGGGTGTGTCAGCAATGGCCGGCCGGAAATCCCTCTCATCAATACTCGGTCTTCCGAAAAGGTCGATTCGGCATCGGCCCCGCTGCAAAGCCCCCCGATGGAGGAAACGAATACGTCGGCTCCCGGTGTGAAACAGGTGGGTCATCTGGACAGCCCCACGCTAGGCCTGCTTGCAGAAAACCCACAGACAGCAGAGATCCAGCAGGCGGTTCCGATCGCGATTCCCACGCAAATCACCGGCAACGACATCGCTGGGACCGACGGAAATTTAGTCGATCACGCTCAACAGACCGTCGTGCAATTGAATCTGCCGTCGGTCCTCGCCGCCATCGATGGACAACATCCGGTGGTTGGATTTGCCAGGTGGCAAGTTCAGCAAGCCTATGCCGAACTCGCCCAGGCGAAATCGCTCTGGCTACCTTCGATCCAAGCAGGATTTAGTTTTCAACGCCATGACGGGAACTACCAAGCGAGCGATGGATCGATCGTCGACGTCAACCGAAACTCCTTTCAGTACGGTCTTGGAGCGGGCGCCGTCGGCGCCGGCACGACTCCGCGTCCTGGACTGATTGCCCAGTTCCATCTGGCCGATGCCATCTTCCAACCGGAAATCGCCCAAAAGACCGCTTGGGCTCGTGGACACGCCGCCGGAGCCACTCTGAACGAGCAATTGCTGACGGCAGGCAGTGCCTATATGGAACTGCTGGACGCTCACCAGGACGAACGAATCATCCACGAATCGGTAGCCCGTCTGGGAAGCCTTGCAGATCTGACCGTCAATTTTGCCGAAGCTGGCCAAGGGCTAGAAGCAGACGCCGATCGGCTGCGTACCGAACTGGCATTGGCACAAAACCGCCACGTTGCCGCCCAAGAGCGGACGGCGGTCGCATCGGCTCGACTGGCTCAAGCGATCAGTATCGAAGCCTCCAGTCAAATCGTACCAATGGATACCAATGTCGTTCCCTTGGAAATGGTCGCCGACCAAACCGGAAAGTCTTCATTGATTCAAATCGGATTGGCGAACCGTCCGGAACTGAAAGAGTCACAGGCATTGGTCGCAGCCGCCTGCGAAGCATACCAACGTGAAAAGTTCGCTCCCTTTGTGCCCAGCGTATTATTGGGGTTCAGCACAGGAGGTTTCGGCGGCGGTCTAGGCGACGACCTGAATGACGTCGCTGGCCGATACGATTTCGACGCGATGATGACTTGGCAAGTCCGCAACATGGGCTTCGGCGAACGAGCCGCACGGAAACAACGATCGGCTCAAGTTCAGCAAGCCAATTTCGAAAAACTGCGAGTGATGGATCAGGTAGCGGCCGACGTTTCCGAATCCCTTGCCCAGGTCCAGTTCCGCCGGCGGCAGATAGAAATCACCCAAGGAGCGATTGTTAACGCACGGCAATCGTACGAAAGAAATCTAGAACGCATTCGCGACGGACAAGGGCTGCCTTTGGAGGTTCTGCAATCTGTACAGGCTTATGAGTCCGCACAAAGAGCGTACTCCGAGGCGGTGGTTCGCCATAACCAATCACAACTCCGCTTGCAGTGGGCCCTCGGTTGGCCAGTCACTGCAGCGGTCAATCAATAA